One genomic segment of Paraburkholderia caffeinilytica includes these proteins:
- a CDS encoding amino acid ABC transporter permease — MQLLFETTVDGNHYINWLLSGLYWTVLLWLGAAVISAVLGVVVGSGRTSRSKVLRTLSRAYVQVFRNIPLLLQAFLWYFVFPEILPAALGSAIKQIPPPWASFVPALIAVGLYTGARVAEQIRAGIQSLPKGQREAAHALGLSSFTTYACILVPQSLRTMAPSLTSEALALLKNTSVAMTIGLLDLTAQAQQMNEFTFRTFESFSVVTVTYFALSIVIYGAAEIMTRRFSMKSNVPTVSKA, encoded by the coding sequence ATGCAACTCCTGTTCGAAACAACAGTCGATGGAAATCACTACATCAACTGGTTGCTCTCAGGCCTTTATTGGACTGTGCTGCTGTGGCTTGGCGCCGCCGTCATCTCGGCGGTGCTCGGAGTGGTGGTTGGTTCGGGTCGGACGTCGCGCAGCAAGGTGCTCCGCACGTTAAGTCGCGCGTACGTTCAAGTATTCAGGAATATCCCTCTGCTGCTTCAGGCGTTTCTCTGGTACTTCGTCTTCCCGGAGATTCTGCCTGCCGCATTGGGAAGTGCAATCAAGCAAATACCTCCACCGTGGGCCAGTTTCGTACCTGCATTGATTGCGGTCGGCCTGTACACGGGAGCGCGCGTCGCCGAGCAGATTCGTGCAGGCATTCAGTCATTGCCGAAAGGACAGCGTGAGGCAGCACACGCGCTGGGGCTGTCTAGCTTTACCACGTACGCATGCATCCTGGTACCCCAGTCGCTGCGAACAATGGCGCCCTCACTTACAAGTGAAGCATTGGCATTGCTCAAAAACACATCGGTCGCAATGACAATCGGCCTGCTCGACCTGACAGCGCAGGCACAGCAGATGAATGAGTTCACGTTCCGGACCTTCGAGTCGTTCAGCGTGGTCACAGTGACGTACTTCGCCCTCTCGATTGTCATCTATGGTGCGGCCGAAATTATGACGCGGCGGTTCTCCATGAAATCGAATGTCCCAACGGTCAGCAAGGCATAG